Within Flagellimonas maritima, the genomic segment TTAAGCCAAGACCTGTAAAGAATGCACCCATCAGAAATGCCATTTGTTTGTTTTGTTCTTCAATCTGGCCAGTATAATCGACTTTAATATTGTCTGGAATACCTTCAAAATTTTGCATTTCATCCTGCACTTTGCTAACAATTGCACCCGCATCTGTAAAACCAGGAGCCAGGGCCGAATAGACAGTAACCACTCTTCTTACATCTCGGTGTTTAATTGCGCTAAAACCAGAACTGTTTACCTGTTTTGCAACTGCAGACACAGGAACTTCCTTTATCTGGCCGGATGATTGATCCCTGAACGTAATTTTTTGATTGAAAATTGCGCTGGTATTATATCTGTTCTGTTCATTAAAGCGAACATATATGTCATAATCCTCTCCGTCTTCCTTATAAATTCCTGCTTTTGCCCCAAAAATTGAATTACGTAATTGTTGTCCAACCTGTCCAGTGGCAACGCCCAGCTCTCCTGCCTTCTTTCTATCTACAGCTACAAGCATAGCCGGCTTGGATTTGTTCACATCGATTTTAAGTTCATCGATTCCCGGAATATTTTTGGAGTTTATGTAATTGCGCATTTTCTCAGCAGAAGCAATTAATTCAGTATAGTCATCGCCCTCCAATTCAATATTGATGGGATACCCTGCCGGTGGCCCCACAGCATCTTTTTCAACAGATATAGCTACCCCAGGGTATACATCCTTCAAAGCTTCCTGAACTTTTTTCAACAACTCATTACTATCAGCTCCCTCTCGGAATTTATATTCACGCATAGTAGCCGTAATCTTTCCTCTATGCGGCATTTCTGCAGCGGAGCCGCCATCAGTTTGTGGATTGCCAGCTCCTTCACCAACTTGTGATACGGCACTTTCAGTCAAAAAGTTAAAGTCACCGTTCATGTAAGCTTCCTTATTGATAATGTCGTAAACACGCTGCTCAATATCCTTGGTGATGGTATTGGTTTTTTTGATATCTGTACCCTCAGGGTATTCGATATAAACAATAATCTGATTGGGAGTATTATCAGGGAAAAATTCCACTTTGGTTCTCTGACTGCCCACTGATGCACCAAATCCCATGAATGCTATGACTAATAGCACAAATGTTCCTATCGCTATAAAAATGGGCTTTCTTCCATTGAGCGAAAATCGAAGTGTTCTTTCATACCAGCGCTCCCACTTTGGTAGAATCTTGTTTTGGAAGCCAGCTGCCCAATTTCTTAAAAATAGCCTATAACCCCATAACAATATAGCCGTTACGATCATTAAAGTACCCAACGCGCGATAAGCGCCACCAAAAATCAGAATCAATAATCCAATGACGCTTATAATTGCGGTAATCCTTATAATCTGCTTCAGTGGCATACTTTTATCTTCTGTCGTCATAAACTTAGAGACCAGAACTGAGTTGAAAAAAATCGCTACAAATAAGGAAGAACCCAATACCACGGACAAGGTTACAGGAAAGTAAATCATGAATTGTCCCATTACTCCAGGCCATAGACCAAGTGGAACAAACGCAGCTACTGTTGTAAGTGTTGAAATAATAATAGGAAATGCAATTTCCCCAATACCTTTTTTAGCGGCTTCTACTCGCGACATCCCTTCTTCGTCCATTAAACGATATACGTTTTCTACAACAACGATTCCGTTATCAACCAACATACCCAGACCCATAATCAATCCAAAGAGAATCATGGTGTTCATGGTATAGCCTAAAAGATTCAATATCATTAAAGACATGAACATGGACATTGGTATCGCAAACCCTACAAATAGCGCATTTTTAAACCCTAAAAAGAACATGAGTACGGTAACCACCAAAATGATTCCAAAAATAATGTTGTTGACCAAATCATCTACCTGACCTATGGTCTTTGAGGATTGGTCATTGGCAATGGTTACTTCTACATCTTGTGGGAAGACATTTTTTACCGCATCGTCAACCATTACCTGAATTTGTTCAGCCGCTGCAACCATGTTTTTCCCTGCACGTTTTTTAACGTCCAGCATGACTACAGGATGACCAAATTCCCTGGCAAAAGTTGTTTTATCTTCTTCTTTAAAAGAAACTTTGGCAATATCCTTTAAGTAGATCGGGTTGTTGTTCTCAGACTTGACCACAAAATTTTCAAGTTCTTCAGGCTCATCGATTTCACCAACAATTCTAATGGTCCTGCGTTGGCCACTCGTAATGAGATTGCCAGCAGAGGTCGTCATGTTTTCTCTGCTTATGGTATTAATGATATCATCGAAGCTTACTTGCGCGGCCATCATTTTATAGATATCGACTGCAACTTCCACTTCTTTTTCCTGTACGCCTCTAATATCCACTTGCTTTATTTCCTGCAACCCTTCAATTTCATCTTCCAAATATTCACCATATTCTTTGAGTTTATCTACTGGATAATCACCGGAAATATTAATGTTCAGGATAGGGATTTCTTCGGACATACTAAGATCGAACACATTCGGCTCGACTTTTGCCCCATTAAAGGTGGGCCAATCTTCCCCAGAAGTTTCGGTATCCACTTCATCTTTTACTTTTTGCAGGGCAGCTTCTACAGAAATTCTTTCATCAAATTCTACGATAATCATAGAATAATCCTCTTGCGATGTTGATGTAATCTCGATAACGTTGCTAACCGTTTTAAGGTTGTCTTCCAGCGGATCGGTAATCAGTTTTTCAATATCCTCTGCGGTGTTTCCGGGATATAATGAGCTAATATATATTTTGGTTTCCTTTATTTCCGGAAAGCTCTCTCTTGGCATACTAAAATAGGCTGAAGCCCCCAAAAAGAGAATGACGGCAATTAAAACATACATCGTTGTTTTATTGTCAATGGCCCAAGACGATAGCTTAAACTCTTTGTCTACTTTTTTCTTTTGTTTGCTCATATTTAAGTCTTTAGTCTATAGTTGATAGACGTTAGTTTTTTATTTCTTAAGATAGTTTTGAAGGCTTGTCAACATTTTTGATAATTCAACAAGTTGACTTTTTAATTTCATTTCCTTGTGGTTTGAAATATATGCTTGTCTACGTGCGATAGTTATACGAACAACACTTTCTTTAATAGAACCCATAGCGATTTGTAAAAATCTATTGAACTGAGCGTTGGTATCTCCAGCACCTTCAGCAATGTTCAAAGGAATGGATGTGGACGCCCTTGTAAATTGAGATGTTAGTCTATAGGTTTCCTCTTTTGGAAATTCTTTGCATAGTTCATAGACATCATCCACAAAATCTAAGGATTTTTGATACACTTTTAAATCTTCAAAAGAGAAGTGAGCAGAGTTCATAGACTATCGACTAAAGACTATATACTATTTTTGATTCTAACTTTTTGCCCTTCTTTTACACTCCTGGCACCTTCGTCTATAACCCCGTCGCCATTGTTTATCCCAGACAGCACCTCAACATAATCTCCTTGGGTTTTCCCGGTGGTAATGATTTTCTTAGTGGCGATAGCTTCGGAAGAAACCGAATCGTTCTCTACCAAATAAACATATTGTTGTCCTGCGGCATTTTCAGATACAATGCTTTGGGGAATCAAAATAGCGCTTTCATTGGTATAGTCGTTTATCATAACTCTAGCTGTTAAATTTGGCTTTATCCTACCATCGCTGCTTGGAACAGGAATCTCCACTGTGAAGGACCTATTGCTTGGATTGATAAAATTACCAGTTTGTCTTACTTTTGTTGTGACGCTGTCACCCAGTACGGGAAAATAAACATTTACATTTTTTCCCACAGTTACGGTTGGCAGATGACTTTCAGGTACCTCTACTTCAATGTACATGTTAGATAGGTTGACTATCCTAAAAACTTCAGAACCAGGGCCTGGTGCCACTACAGTTCCCTGATCTTTTATTACATCGTCAATAATACCGGAAAATGGAGCTCTAATAGTTGATTTAGAAACTTGGCTCTGCATCTGTTTTACAGCACTTTCTTGTGCTTCGTAAGTTGTTTTTGCTTGTAAGTATTGAATTTCTGAGCCAATATTCTGTTCCCAAAGTCTCTTTTGGCGTTCAAAAGTGGTCTTGGCCAATTCAGATTGTGTTTTCATTTGTGCCAACTGGCTCGATAATCCCCCATCATCTATGGAGGCCAACAATTGCCCTTTTGAAACCTTTTGCCCCTCTTTTACATAGACGCGTTGTAATGTCCCGGATATTTCTGGGTAAATGAGTACGTTCTGTTTGGTCATTACATCGCCTTGAAGTTCCAAATAGTGATCGAAGTTTTCAGATTTTGCTTCTATGGTAGTTACTAAAGGGAGCTTTGCATTATCATCTAAAGTTGCAATAGCGGAATCAAGTAATTGCACTTTACTTTCCAATGCTTTTTGCTGTTCTGAAATCTCACTCTGTTTAGCGCGCATGGCATCCAGATCGTTGCTGGCAATAACGCTTTCCACGGAATTTTTATCGCCTTCTCCACATGAAGATAAAACGAATACCGCTAGTAATGAATATATAATTGTTTTCATGATGGTATGGTTTTCTTTTTGATTATTGATTCAATATGTTTTCCAGGTCTGTTTTTCTATTGATTACGTCTACCATGGATTGTAGATATTCTTGTTGTGTGGTATAGAGCTGTGTCTGTGCCTGTCTTAATTCAAAACTGGTGGCAATACCTTCTGAGTATTTTATTTGGTTCTTGTTTTCAATGCGCTCTGCAAGTCTTAGGTTTTCTTTTGAGGTACCGTATTCCTCAATGGCCAAAATATAATCGCTTTTTGCAGTTTCCAATTGTAGGCGAATTTGCTCTTCGGCCTCTGTTAATTGTGTTTTTGCTTTTTCCAAAGCTATTTTGGCTCTCTGTGTGCTAGCACTTCTTCCCAATGAACTAAAAATTGGAATATTCAAGTCTACCCCAAAGTTTGAAAAAGCAAACCAGTCTTGTCCGCGGTCCAAAAAAGTAAAACTATCTCCAAAGGAAAGTCCACCATAGTTAATAAAAGCATTTAAAGTTGGCAAAGCCCTACTTTTTGCCAGTTTTAATTCGTAGAAGCGTTGTTCATTTAAATTGTTGGCAAGCTTAAAGTCAACATTGTTTTCCATTTTTAATTCTGCATCCAATACGCCCAAATCTATTTTTTCTTGGGCGAGGTCATCCAAATCTTCCGTTAAAGTTGTAGGAGAACCAATAGGCAATCCCATGATTAGATTTAGCATCTGAAGCGTTATTTTTTCTAATCGTTTGGCGTTTTTTAACTGATTTTCTATTGATGATAGTGTAATCTGCAATTGGTCCACACTTTCTTCGTCTCCAAGTCCGTTTTCAAAAATCCGTTTAGTTTCAAAAAGATTCTTTTCTAAAGTGGCCTTATTGTTTTCAGAAATCAACACACTCTCTTGGGCTAGAAGCACATTTCCATAGGCCTCTACTACCGCTTTGCGAACATCCAAGTCCGTTTTTTCCTTGTTATTTTGACTATAGCTCAAAAAAGCTTTAGTTGCTTGTACGCCTACAATATATGAGCCGTCGAAGATTTGCTGTCTTAAAGTAGCGGTAGCAGTGGCTTGTTGGGGCTGTCCAAAAACAACTTCGACAAAAGTGCCGGGCTCACCATCTGGTATAATTTCTCCAGGTAGCTGAACTACTTGTTGTTCCAATTGGTTTAGATAGTTAACGGTTCCATCTATCTGTGGCAGTCCTGTAGCAATGGTTTCCCATTTTTGTTTTTGGGCATCTACAATATCCCTATCGGCATTGATAGCCTTATAGTTATTTTGTAGGGCATAAATAATGGCTTCGTCAAGACTAAAATTATTTGGACTTTCCTGGGCATTGGAAAGACAAGGCAAAATTAATAAGAAACATAAAGTGATGATTCGCATTTATTCTTGGTTTGAGTTGATGATTGCGTTTAATATTTTTCTTCCTTTTGGGGTTACGATTCCCCTTAAGTGATATTCTAGGTAATAGTCCTCGAGTTCAACTTTTGTAAACATGGTCGATGGAAAAAGGTCGAGATCACCGAGGCTTACCGCTCCGGAGAAGTAGATGCGCGCCACAAACTGTATGTTCAGGTTTTCGCGATATATTCCTATTTCCATTCCTCGTCTTATATTATCGACCACGCATTCCTGCATAACTTCGAACTCTTTCTTTTTTAAGGTTTCGAAAATTTTTGGATAATATTTTCGAAGTTGGTACTGCGGTGATGATTTCTCGTCTTTTAAATGTAACATCACGAACTTTTTGATTTCGTATAATTCTTCGATCGGATTTTTTTTAAGAGCGATAATGTCATCGATTCCGTCAGAAATACAGTAGAACAGATCCATGGTGCTTTCCTCTATGAGTTTGGTCTTATTCTCAAAATGAGAATAAATTGTCTTTTTTGAAATCCCCATTTCATTTGCCAGATCATCCATGGTAACACTCTTAAAACCTAGGTTAAGGAATAAATCTGTAGCTCTGTGTAATATTTTTTCTCTCATATTGAGCGCCAAAAATAAACATGGAAACTTTAGAAACAAAAAAAGTTTCCAAAGTTTTACATTTTTTTAACGTCCTGTTTGTTTTCAATATTCTTACCATGATCAACACTAAGAAGACGAAAATGTGAATTTATTTTGGACTGAATTGTCGTTTTATTTCCTGAATACATGAAAATATATGCTGTATTAGCTTTCATCCTTCTTCTTACAATGGAAACACTATTTCTGGAAATCATTGATCTGTTTTTTGATTGCGTTGCAAGTATTCTTTGTAAGCTTGTTCGCCTTCTTCTTTCCAAAATTGATCGTAATGTTGCCACTGGGAGTATTCTTTTTTGGAGTCACAAAACCTTTTTAGTTTATTTTGGTGTTTGTTTTTAGAACCCCTTCCTTTAGGGGACTTATCACCAAATCCAAACAAGATTTTTGCTAGGACGAGAAGCCCAATAGCTTGCCAGTAACTAATAACGACCAATCCAAAAAGTTCTGGCATTAGCCAGTTCCATAAAAGCATGAATGCATAGCCCATTAAAAAAATGAATATGATTCCAAGGAGGATCATAAAAAATATCTTGAATCCTTTGGTCACATATTTTTCAACTTTTCTTTCGTATTTATCTCTTCTATCCATAATTTTTCTTTTTATTTTCTTTTTATTTTCTCCAGTTCTAATTTTTTTGATAATAAGGACAGCGCTCGATGCCTTCTTGACATTAAAGTGCCTTGGGGAATATTGGTTTGCTCAGAAATTTCCCTATAGGAATATCCTTCAAAATCGATAGCTATGATAATATCGCGGTATTCCGGTCTTAGACTTTTAATTGCGACTTTTAGTGCAATTTTCAAAGTTTCTGAATAAGGGTCGTCCGCATTGCCATAAAATAATTCTGCAAAATCTTCCCATTGCTTTTCAATTTCGTCGCTGTCTTCCACATTATTTTTTTTGGTTCGCATAATATCAATGATTCTGTTTTTAATGGCATTGTAAACGAATCCGGCAATATTATTTATTGGTGAAGCTTCTTCTGACCTTGAAAATACTCTTAGCGCAACATCTTGAATAATATCTTCCGCATCACGCTCCGTGGTGTCCGTAATTTTTGAATGCACGTACCCTCGCAAAGAATTATATTCTTCATCAAAAAAAGCCGTAAGTTTCTTATAATTCTCTTTATTGGAAACCATTCAAATAAGCTGTTTGCTATCTTCAATCATAAAGACGAAGGTTTTCAAATCTATTGCGTTTTTTCAGATAAACTTTTTTCAAATTTTGCTAAACTTGATTTATTGACAGTATTTTTGAGTTATGACGAATCCGAAATCAATAAACCAGTACAGGGCACTGTTCGTTTCCCATTTAGAGGGACAAATCAAACTTAAAGAACCAGAAAACCTATATGAACCTATAATATATATACTCGGTTTGGGCGGGAAGCGTTTACGCCCTGTTTTGACCTTAATGTCCGCAGAGCTATTTGGAAGTAACACAATGAATGCGATGAATGCGGCCATGGCAGTTGAGATGTTCCACAATTTTTCCTTGGTACATGATGATATTATGGATGATGCCCCACTAAGAAGAGGAAAAACTACAGTTCATGAAAAGTGGGACATAAATACAGGTATTTTGTCCGGGGATGCCATGCTCATCAAATCCTATCAATTTTTTGAATCTTATCCTCTCGAAGTCTTCAAGGAACTTACCTCTTTGTTCAGCCAAACCGCTATTGAAGTATGCGAAGGACAACAGTACGATGTGGACTTTGAAACTAGGGAAGATGTAACCATTTTGGAGTACTTAAAGATGATAGCCTACAAAACGGCCGTTTTGGTAGCTACTGCTATGAAAATGGGTGCTATTGTCGCCAATGCTCCAGAAAAAGACGCTGATGCTATATATGATTTTGGTAAAAACTTGGGTCTCGCTTTCCAATTACAAGATGATTATTTGGATGCTTTTGGCAATCCCGAAACTTTTGGAAAACAGGTAGGGGGGGATATTATAGAAAATAAAAAGACATTTCTTTTTTTAAAATCACTGGAGCTGGGTAAAAAAGAACAAAAAGAGGCTCTTATGCATCTATATTCAATCAAACCGGAAGATTCCGATACCAAAGTGGAAACCGTGAAAACAATTTTTAAGGAAAGCGGGGCAGTTGAAGAAACCAAAGCAGCAATTCATGAATATACAGAAAGGGCTTTCAGCGCCTTGGAGATGGTAAATATTTCAAAGCCCAACAAGCTTGTTTTAAGGGAATTTGGAAAAAATCTGATGGGGCGAACAGTTTAGAACAGCCTTTTGAACAAGGCTTTGACAAATGGCAGTGGTTTTGGAGCTGACATTATAAGAAGGTCCTCCCAAAAGCTGGTTTCATTGTCCAAGAATTTAAAGATGAGTTGTGGCTTTCTTTTTTTGAACAACGATTCAAATATGGATTGTCCTAAATGATTGGTCCTATAAAGAATGTCCAAAAGCAATAAATCGTAAAACCAAAACTTATCCTTTTTATGAAACTGGGACAATGGCCTGTTCTTTTTCAAATGCACTATCAGAGCATCCACTTTTTTGCTTGTGTTGTAAAATGTAAAACCTGTGCTTGGTTTTGCCCAACCTCCTGCGATACCAATATTCATTACGCTGTCAGAATTATGTTGGTGAAATTCATAACAGGTCATGGGAATATTTCCGTGTTCTTTTTCTAAAATAGTATAATTAGGACAGTCTAGTTTATTTTCTATATAATCCAGAATTCCTTCCTCATATTCTGAATGTTCAAGAGGAGCTTCAGAAAATAAGGTATATTCCAAAAGTGCTTCATTTTTTGAAAAAGGCAATATGTACATAAAACGCGTATTCCCTTTCTGGGGAATTGAAAAGTCCATGAAGGTAGCTTCATCAGGATTAAAAATAGTATTATCCGTCTTTATGAACCATCCCAAAAAATGCTGTTGCAGTACAGGATATTTTTTTTGACTCTGAACTTTCGTATAGTCAAAAATGCTATTAAAAATAATTTTACCGGAATAGCTTTTAGTTTGTGTCGATACAATCCCTCCATTTCCGTTTTCCCGTATATCTGTAACATGGTCTTTTATCCAAGTAATATTGGGAGAGGCCTTTACAATTTTTATGTAATGATTATAGAAATCGATTCCCCTGAGCATTTTATAGCTGTAAGGTTCTATTGATTTGGAAAGTCTCAATTTTTTGCCCGCAAAATAAATCTTTGACCATTTTTTATATAAAAGATGATCAAATTTACCGTCACCTTTTTCCCAAAAACACCAAGTTCGGTCATTTTTGGTCTTATCATCTTTATCCAGAATAAGGATAGACTTTGATTTGAAGAAATCATCACTGGCAAAAGTATGGGCCAATAACAAACCTGAAGCTCCTCCACCAATAATGATATAATCGTAGTTGGGCATTGATCAAAAATAAGGAATGTAAAATAGTTTATTCCGTAAAGACCTCATAGTGCTTTACTTTTTCTTCAAACTCAAGTAGATAGTCTTTATCTTGTGGATAGTATTTTGCTATTTCATAATCATTGCCTGCAAAATTTTTGATCGCTTCAAGACTTGTCCAATATGTTATTAAATGAAAATGGGCAATACCTTCTTCTATTCTTCGCAAAAAAGAAAGTTTTACAAAACCTTCGGTGCTACTATAGTCGGGTATTGCCTTTAATTTCATGAAAGATGTATACGCTTCATAGTGTTCCGCTTTAGTTGTTCCGTGCCAAATCCTTGCAATCATGGGCCAATTATTTATTGTTGGTCTTTATATGACAATATTATAATTAAAGATTAGGATTTATGGGGATTCTTACTGGGAAAAAAATTAACACTACCTACTTTCTATACTTAGTTCATTTAATATATAATCAATAAATAGGTTTATGCATTGCTATAATTATATGCAGCAACAATATTTAGACATATCTAAAAATATGTTTTTATGAATAAAAACGTATTTTTGGAAAAACTAGTTGTGTGACACGTTCAGAGGAGAATTATATAAAAACAATTTTTCATTTGGGAGGGAATAATAGTGAATTGGTCGCTACCAACTCAATTGCGGAACAGATGAAAACTAAACCATCTTCTGTAACGGATATGGCCAAAAAACTGGCAGAAAAAAATTTGATAAACTACGTTCCGTACCAAGGGGTTTCCCTAACTAGTTTTGGAAAGAAGACCGCTCTCTCCATTATTAGAAAACATAGATTATGGGAGGTGTTTCTCGTTAAAAAGTTGGACTTTTCATGGGATGAAGTTCATGAAGTTGCAGAACAGTTGGAACACATTAAAAGTGAAAAATTAATAGACAAAATAGATGAGCTTTTAGAATTTCCAAAGTATGATCCCCATGGAGATCCCATTCCGAGCAAGGATGGAAAATTTATGGAAAGGGACAAACAATTACTCAGCGAGATGCCTTTGAACATAAAAGCTGTCTGTGTAGGTGTAAAAGATACATCGACTACTTTTTTAAAATTTTTGGACAAAAATAAAATTGCTCTGGGAAACACTATGACTGTGTTGGAAAAAGAGGATTTTGATGATTCCCTTCATATAAAAATGGAAGAAAAAGAGTTCCATATATCACATCAGATAGCATCCAATCTTTATGTAAAAAAGCACGACTAATGGAACAGGTGATTCAATATTTTGAGCGTATAGATCCTATTTTGGCGGCATTTTATGCTACACTATTTACTTGGGGGCTAACTGCTGCCGGTGCAGCATTGGTCTTTTTCTTTAAAGGAATGAACCGAGCTTTGTTGGATGGAATGCTTGGTTTTACCGGTGGCGTAATGGTTGCCGCAAGTTTTTGGAGTCTTTTGGCCCCAGGAATCGAGATGAGTGAAGGAGAGGGTTTTGTAAAAGTAATCCCAGCAGCTGTTGGCTTTTTATTGGGAGCTCTTTTCATTTTCGGATTGGATAAAGTGTTGCCTCATTTACACATTAATTTTAAAGAGAGCGAAGCCGAAGGAGTTAAAACACCTTGGCATAGGACAACCTTACTGACCTTGGCTATTACTTTGCACAACATTCCCGAGGGTTTGGCTGTTGGGGTACTTTTTGGGGGTGTAGCGGCAGGTTTTGATGGCGCAACCATTGGTGGTGCTGTAGCTTTGGCACTAGGGATAGGTCTTCAAAATTTCCCAGAAGGTTTTGCTGTGGCAATGCCCTTGCGAAGGCAGGGATTGAGCAGAACAAAAAGCTTTATGTTTGGTCAGGCCTCTGCAATGGTAGAGCCCATTGCGGCAGTTTTGGGAGCTTGGGCAGTTCTTACTTTTGAACCGATCTTGCCCTATGCGCTATCTTTTGCTGCGGGAGCAATGATTTTTGTAGTGGTAGAGGAAGTAATTCCAGAAACTCAAAGAGATAAATATACTGACATTGCCACAATGGGTTTCATTGGTGGATTCATCATAATGATGATTTTGGATGTAGGGTTGGGGTAAA encodes:
- a CDS encoding efflux RND transporter permease subunit, whose protein sequence is MSKQKKKVDKEFKLSSWAIDNKTTMYVLIAVILFLGASAYFSMPRESFPEIKETKIYISSLYPGNTAEDIEKLITDPLEDNLKTVSNVIEITSTSQEDYSMIIVEFDERISVEAALQKVKDEVDTETSGEDWPTFNGAKVEPNVFDLSMSEEIPILNINISGDYPVDKLKEYGEYLEDEIEGLQEIKQVDIRGVQEKEVEVAVDIYKMMAAQVSFDDIINTISRENMTTSAGNLITSGQRRTIRIVGEIDEPEELENFVVKSENNNPIYLKDIAKVSFKEEDKTTFAREFGHPVVMLDVKKRAGKNMVAAAEQIQVMVDDAVKNVFPQDVEVTIANDQSSKTIGQVDDLVNNIIFGIILVVTVLMFFLGFKNALFVGFAIPMSMFMSLMILNLLGYTMNTMILFGLIMGLGMLVDNGIVVVENVYRLMDEEGMSRVEAAKKGIGEIAFPIIISTLTTVAAFVPLGLWPGVMGQFMIYFPVTLSVVLGSSLFVAIFFNSVLVSKFMTTEDKSMPLKQIIRITAIISVIGLLILIFGGAYRALGTLMIVTAILLWGYRLFLRNWAAGFQNKILPKWERWYERTLRFSLNGRKPIFIAIGTFVLLVIAFMGFGASVGSQRTKVEFFPDNTPNQIIVYIEYPEGTDIKKTNTITKDIEQRVYDIINKEAYMNGDFNFLTESAVSQVGEGAGNPQTDGGSAAEMPHRGKITATMREYKFREGADSNELLKKVQEALKDVYPGVAISVEKDAVGPPAGYPINIELEGDDYTELIASAEKMRNYINSKNIPGIDELKIDVNKSKPAMLVAVDRKKAGELGVATGQVGQQLRNSIFGAKAGIYKEDGEDYDIYVRFNEQNRYNTSAIFNQKITFRDQSSGQIKEVPVSAVAKQVNSSGFSAIKHRDVRRVVTVYSALAPGFTDAGAIVSKVQDEMQNFEGIPDNIKVDYTGQIEEQNKQMAFLMGAFFTGLGLIFFILIFQFNSVSKPGIIMLAIFLSLIGVFGGIVATGSAFVIMMTMMGIISLAGIVVNNGVVLLDYTQLLIDRKKAALNLEEEDLLEPEDFMEAVVKGGKARLRPVLLTAITTILGLIPLATGFNINFFTLFSEFNPNIYFGGDNVIFWGPLAWTVIYGLIVATFLTLVVVPILFSLVYRIKVRIKKNRVKKESNNKETLDIAA
- a CDS encoding four helix bundle protein, producing MNSAHFSFEDLKVYQKSLDFVDDVYELCKEFPKEETYRLTSQFTRASTSIPLNIAEGAGDTNAQFNRFLQIAMGSIKESVVRITIARRQAYISNHKEMKLKSQLVELSKMLTSLQNYLKK
- a CDS encoding efflux RND transporter periplasmic adaptor subunit codes for the protein MKTIIYSLLAVFVLSSCGEGDKNSVESVIASNDLDAMRAKQSEISEQQKALESKVQLLDSAIATLDDNAKLPLVTTIEAKSENFDHYLELQGDVMTKQNVLIYPEISGTLQRVYVKEGQKVSKGQLLASIDDGGLSSQLAQMKTQSELAKTTFERQKRLWEQNIGSEIQYLQAKTTYEAQESAVKQMQSQVSKSTIRAPFSGIIDDVIKDQGTVVAPGPGSEVFRIVNLSNMYIEVEVPESHLPTVTVGKNVNVYFPVLGDSVTTKVRQTGNFINPSNRSFTVEIPVPSSDGRIKPNLTARVMINDYTNESAILIPQSIVSENAAGQQYVYLVENDSVSSEAIATKKIITTGKTQGDYVEVLSGINNGDGVIDEGARSVKEGQKVRIKNSI
- a CDS encoding TolC family protein; the protein is MRIITLCFLLILPCLSNAQESPNNFSLDEAIIYALQNNYKAINADRDIVDAQKQKWETIATGLPQIDGTVNYLNQLEQQVVQLPGEIIPDGEPGTFVEVVFGQPQQATATATLRQQIFDGSYIVGVQATKAFLSYSQNNKEKTDLDVRKAVVEAYGNVLLAQESVLISENNKATLEKNLFETKRIFENGLGDEESVDQLQITLSSIENQLKNAKRLEKITLQMLNLIMGLPIGSPTTLTEDLDDLAQEKIDLGVLDAELKMENNVDFKLANNLNEQRFYELKLAKSRALPTLNAFINYGGLSFGDSFTFLDRGQDWFAFSNFGVDLNIPIFSSLGRSASTQRAKIALEKAKTQLTEAEEQIRLQLETAKSDYILAIEEYGTSKENLRLAERIENKNQIKYSEGIATSFELRQAQTQLYTTQQEYLQSMVDVINRKTDLENILNQ
- a CDS encoding TetR/AcrR family transcriptional regulator, which produces MREKILHRATDLFLNLGFKSVTMDDLANEMGISKKTIYSHFENKTKLIEESTMDLFYCISDGIDDIIALKKNPIEELYEIKKFVMLHLKDEKSSPQYQLRKYYPKIFETLKKKEFEVMQECVVDNIRRGMEIGIYRENLNIQFVARIYFSGAVSLGDLDLFPSTMFTKVELEDYYLEYHLRGIVTPKGRKILNAIINSNQE
- a CDS encoding RNA polymerase sigma factor, translating into MVSNKENYKKLTAFFDEEYNSLRGYVHSKITDTTERDAEDIIQDVALRVFSRSEEASPINNIAGFVYNAIKNRIIDIMRTKKNNVEDSDEIEKQWEDFAELFYGNADDPYSETLKIALKVAIKSLRPEYRDIIIAIDFEGYSYREISEQTNIPQGTLMSRRHRALSLLSKKLELEKIKRK
- a CDS encoding polyprenyl synthetase family protein translates to MTNPKSINQYRALFVSHLEGQIKLKEPENLYEPIIYILGLGGKRLRPVLTLMSAELFGSNTMNAMNAAMAVEMFHNFSLVHDDIMDDAPLRRGKTTVHEKWDINTGILSGDAMLIKSYQFFESYPLEVFKELTSLFSQTAIEVCEGQQYDVDFETREDVTILEYLKMIAYKTAVLVATAMKMGAIVANAPEKDADAIYDFGKNLGLAFQLQDDYLDAFGNPETFGKQVGGDIIENKKTFLFLKSLELGKKEQKEALMHLYSIKPEDSDTKVETVKTIFKESGAVEETKAAIHEYTERAFSALEMVNISKPNKLVLREFGKNLMGRTV
- a CDS encoding lycopene cyclase family protein; its protein translation is MPNYDYIIIGGGASGLLLAHTFASDDFFKSKSILILDKDDKTKNDRTWCFWEKGDGKFDHLLYKKWSKIYFAGKKLRLSKSIEPYSYKMLRGIDFYNHYIKIVKASPNITWIKDHVTDIRENGNGGIVSTQTKSYSGKIIFNSIFDYTKVQSQKKYPVLQQHFLGWFIKTDNTIFNPDEATFMDFSIPQKGNTRFMYILPFSKNEALLEYTLFSEAPLEHSEYEEGILDYIENKLDCPNYTILEKEHGNIPMTCYEFHQHNSDSVMNIGIAGGWAKPSTGFTFYNTSKKVDALIVHLKKNRPLSQFHKKDKFWFYDLLLLDILYRTNHLGQSIFESLFKKRKPQLIFKFLDNETSFWEDLLIMSAPKPLPFVKALFKRLF
- a CDS encoding antibiotic biosynthesis monooxygenase family protein, producing MIARIWHGTTKAEHYEAYTSFMKLKAIPDYSSTEGFVKLSFLRRIEEGIAHFHLITYWTSLEAIKNFAGNDYEIAKYYPQDKDYLLEFEEKVKHYEVFTE